From Triticum aestivum cultivar Chinese Spring chromosome 7B, IWGSC CS RefSeq v2.1, whole genome shotgun sequence:
GTCGAGGGAACAGTTATACACCTCTAGGAGCGCTCGAATGAACGACACGAGGCAACCGAGGCATGGACGGTGTGTGTGCGCCATGGTGCCCCTGCCTCTTCCTTACTCCGGTACGTGAAGAAGGAGAAGGCCCGTTGAGTGGGCTGGGCCTCTCTAGACCTATGGGCTGTATGTGAGCAGTGTTGTCTCtcgctttttcttttcttttcttttctttttctgtacaGCTTTTGGCTCCTGTTTTACATTTATTTAAggtaccaaatgagttttgttaCATGTGAAACTTTGCACATAAATCAAGCGCAGCAATATTAGATGGCACAAAAGGTTTGGGGCCAAAATGAGTTGTCTAACTACTTTTAGAAATTGAAAATACCAATTTTAATTGCTGCTGGACCACTAAATTAATtcccaggggcattttgggaatACAAATGTGGTTGGTTTCATCATGAAAAATGCTTAGAGAAGATTTGTCAAATTATGAACACTTTAGTTTGCAGTTTGAAGAAAATTTATTTTTGACtttgttttaaaatttgaatttgaactcggTTTGGATCAAAGTGGGGTTTAGAAAATTAATTGTGATGACATGCAATAATTAGTGTGTGaatactgtagcttaactaccggaGCGTTACAAGTAGGAGCAAAGCAGAGAAGAAGAAGACTACTATGTTTGACATATTTATTACTCAAGGTGTGTTTGCTCTAATTCATGTCAATTCTGGTTCAAATCTTGTGCAAGATGATCATGAGATCGTCTATGCAACAAGATTGTTATGTGCAGGCCTGAGCGTTGGGAAAGATTAATTTTGAGATGAAGTCGTGGTATGATTTATTAGGCATGATTGAAAGCATCACGGTTCGAGCGTTATCACTTTTGTGAAGTCGGGTATCCGTTACCGCGTGATCCGATCACACGAGGCCTAAAACAAACACTATCCAATGACATCTATTACCCTCCATAAATAAGTTACGTTACCATCATCCGACCAAAACAGCCTGTTAATCTTGATCGGACAAATACTACTCTGATTCAGCGACTTAGCTTTCCAGGTTATGTAGGCGATGCGTCTATCTACATCGGCAACCCTGCGCCTGTGTTCTAGCTGTAGCACACATGAGACGGACGGGCACCAGCGAGGAGGAAGGCGATGGGTTTGGCGAGACGATGATCTATGACGCGATGAAGTATGCCTCGACGGACTCCGGCGATGGGTTTGGCGAGACGACGATTTACGACACTAGCGCGATGGAGTCTGGCTCGACGGACTTCGCCATGACGTCCTACGGCGTGACGACCCCCATGTGCAGCGCGAGGGACTATCTCCATCAATAAGGCGCGAGGTAGGATTAATATTACATCGGGACTTGATGACAACTGATAGGATACGAAACGATTGGGCAGTAAAACAATTTCATATCTAAAACGACTTTATTTTTTAGTATGTCGAGTGTGTATTACAGTATTACATAAGAGACAGGAGGGGGTAATTTACATTTATTTTAAGAAACGTTAGGCTGGGATCATTGCATCATGGCTGTATCGGAGCGctagcaatagcaacaatctcagaCTAGCACGTATAGCAGTAGCATTTAAAGTCGCAGTCACAATATCCCCACATGTAATCGGAGCTTTCATCTCGGCATGTATGATCGCAACCGTCGGTAAAGCCAAAGCACGGTCCTCTATAATTGCCGCTCAGGTGCCGGCATTGACTCGGCAAGTTGCATGTAGACGCCATTGAACACAGTGGATATACTAGCACATGCAAGAATGTGGTTAATTAGCTGAAAGATTAATCAAAACAACATCTGCCAAAAAAGATTAATGAAAACAACATATTAAGTTGCATACATCAGCCACTTCAATGCCAAAACTTTAGCTGTTAGGAGAGACCTATATTTACAACAATTCATACATGTGCATGTACATACCAGCGGCTACGATGACAATTAGGAGCACGGCTCCAGAGATATTCTTTCTTAAAGGCGTCATTGGTTGTTTTTTATAAAAGTTTTTTATGTTGAAGAAAagaatgagcaagcaagttggtggacgaatatatatatatatatatatatatatatatatatatatatatatatatatatatatatagcgttCGCTCCGGCCGCTCGATTGAACCCATAAGTACACGCAATAATTAGCCGAACCCCGCGGGCTCGTCCATGAAATTTGTACCATAACAACTTGTGACCAGAGTCGACCGCTTCGCCAGGTATCAAACCATTAACGACTCACTGCATGGTAACGAATTACCATCCCATCCATCTTTTTACTGCTGCCAATTAGTGAGCATGTAGTAATTTGTTTACTACATGTACTAGTAATTAGGGATCATACCATTGATGACTCATGTAGTAATTCGTTACTACCTGTAGTAATTAGGGATCACACCATTGATGACTCACTGCACTGGATGATAAAGAGTTATCATCCGATCCATTTTTTCTACTGCTGCCAATTAGTGAGCATGTAGTAATTTGTTACTATATATAGTAATTATGGATCAAACCATGGATGACACACTGCATGGTAAAGAATCTACATCCATTACCAGCAATATATACTATCTCTATTATTGCCAGTCATTCAAACATGGTAAAGAATCCACATCCATTACCACCTATAATTAACCTATTACTGCCACTCATTAATGACCTCATAGTCGGGATGTCGCGACCACGTGTGGTAACAAAATTAAATGCGTTACTTTTTCTTGCACACAAGGTCACCCTCAACAAAGTAGTGGTGGAGAGAAAGACTTCCCGACGCGACCTGCCCGCTTAATTAGGATTGGTCGGAGCGTACGCTAGGCATTCTGCGTGCTCGCTCACAATAGCGTCACcgtatatatagtatatgataacaccccttaagaccttattctaataaCATCACCTCCTTATTCCGCTAACACCTTCGATCGCACACAACCCCCCGAACGCAAAAAAACAAACCCACCTACCGCACCTTCTTCTCCCATGCGGCCCACATACCCACCCCGTCCATCTGCCTCTGGAGCGACCTCCCCCCTTTTCTCCCCCGGGATCCACCCACCCACACCCACCCCGACCACCGGCCAACCGTCCCACCACCTTCCTCCTTCGTCGGACCTGGCTGGCCCCAACCTCTTCCTTCCTTGCGCCGCCTCATGAATCCAGTGCTTCCTACCTCACCGGCAAGTCGCCCACCGTGGAACCCCACTGCTCGATCCCGTCGCCGGCTTATGAGGAGGACTGTATCTGGCCGCCCTTCTCCCTCCCCTCCCCTTTCATGGATCCACCTCGTAGAAAAAGACCCGCCGTCCATTCCCATGGCCACAAACCTCCCCCCTTCCTGTCTCCAAGCAGACGGCCCAGCCAGATCCAGCCGTGGTGCGCCAAGCAGGCGGCCGTGCTCCACTTTCCCATCTCCATGCCCGTTGAAAAAATTGGGTTCGAGCCCTCATGCAGTTGGTGCCTTCTCGTGGATCTGGATCAAATCTCGCTCCAACTGCGGCCATCTGGTTGTGCAACGGTTAGTACCACCGGCGACGAGGAGCGCGGCTCCCTCCAAGCTCCCCTCCTCCTTCTGTGCGGTACAAAGAGGAGTGCGGTGCTCCATCTCCACCATGCGGGCTCCTCCTGCGATGGGAAGTTGGGTATCTGCCCCGGCGACCACTCCCAAGCCGCCACGATTGGCCCCGATGGCGCGGCCACCCTCTACCATGCCCCTTCtccacttctccttctccttccccgtgGTGCACGAGAAGAACCCCTGACGGTCCCAGGTGAGTCCCTCCCTCTGTTCGACTTCATCCGCCGTGGAGCGGTGCCTGCAACGGCCGCCCAACGTGGCTGCGTTGCGTGCGTTGACCTCAATGTGGCCGAGCAGTTTAGTTTCTTGGGTGGTGCTGTGCGGTATGTGTGGCATGCAGCTTGGAGCGAGCGGGCATGCAACTCAGAGTGAGCGAGCAGACATGATTCAGTCGCTGGGGACGGGATTCGACCACCGGGGATGGGATTCTGTGGAGGCATGACTCCcgcatcacagaaaaatcaaacgATAGAGGGCCACGAGCTTCACCCCTAGCCCTGCACGGGACGACGATGATGGCCCGAGGATGAAGACGCCGACAGCATGGCGTGCAGCTCGTCGCGGCTCAAATTGTAGCTCGGTATGCCGAGGCTTGCAGTCCGCTCGCTTGGGTGCACCGTTCTTCATGCATATCGCCATGTGTGGTCCCCCTCCTTTCTTACAGTCGTGCACTCCGGCGATCAGAGTCGTGCATTCTGTGACCGCGGCTGTGCAGCTCGGTCAAGTGCGCAATGAAGTTCCATGCACGTGATGTTCGACGAACGCAAGTGCACTGCAGCTCCTGATGGTGGACTGCGGAAGGTGCAGTGTGGCTGACGCACTCTTGAAGTTCagatttttctttttgttctttttcagATTCCGATTCGGCACAAACACTGCAGTTTGCCTGGGTCGTCTGTGAAGTGCGACTGGGTGTCTAATGCTgttttttttgttgattttttaggTTTCCAAAGACATCTGTGGTTCGCACTAAAAAAATTCACGTTGGACCACTTGTTTGTAGGAGCAATTACTTCAACCGCGTGTGGTTATTAGATTTTTGGGTAGAGGGAATATCTATGCAGTATTGCAGTTCATTGTAAAGTTTTGTCTTTGGAAACTTCCCTTTGTAAAGAGAAATTTGTAAGGCACCCATTTACTTCAGTAAAGTTTTGTCCGATGCAGTTTGGAACACACATGAAAACAATATAAAAATGCACTTCATTGGTCTCCTCTCGGCGGTGAGTGAGAAAAAGACAGCAGAAACATGAAAAAAAACTTTAAAAAGCCTAAGTTAAAAAGAAAATCATGCAGTTTGCTTGCTGGTCTGATGCGGTGCGATTTAACATCCGATGCGTTGTGTTTTCTGTCTAATGCAGTTCACTCGTCGGTTTTGAGATCGTGAAAAACAGTGTCCGCATTTTGGTAAattcaaaattgctcttaaaccgtaagaaaTTAGAGagcgtgttctacatgaaaaagttgcgcctcgtcgatatctttccatcATCGTATAATTTGAGTCATTCTGATCAGCGTTTTGTAAAAATTTGGCGAAAACGGCTGCTGCCTATCATCGCcagccgcactattttcaaaattAACAAAAATCTGTAaagaatctcaaaaacatttcaacatgtaaaagttgcgtctcgttcgtagctttccaacggcgtaacacacgccttgtttcgacaaacggttcaaaaactggagcgaaaatagTACAAAAATTGCAAAAAATTCGAAAAAACAAAATTCCATGATTtactaaatttaaaactgctcttaaaccgtaacgaattagagaaaataatagatatgaaaaagacgtcgatatctttccaacgccctatcgtttgcttcattccgatGTGCGATTTAGAAAAAAAATGCGAAAATACACTCGCTGCATCCCGTCATGCGCGCACTATTTTTGAAACAACTCTTAAACTGCaatgaatctcgaaaagtgttcaacatgacgaGGCTGTGCATTTTCCATAGCTATCCAAaggtatattatacgcctcgtttcgacaaacggtttaTAAACTGGAGTGAAAACAATGCCAAAAAAATGCATGCGTTTTTTTCTAGTGACATTACAATGCTCGTTTGATAGGGATGCAGTGCCCTTgcgttgagcatgcagtgcggaagtgttagcagaataactattctgctaatattagcaaaaAGTGTTAGCAGAATATATATAATGTGGGATTTTCTACAATAGCTTATCACTGAATTAGCTAAGGTTTTCGACGGTGTAAAAATTCTCAAAAATCCTAAACTAACACATCGATGTATCACATATCCAACGGTGGGATTGAAAGAATATGACTGgatgtgtcctggacaaaaagaaTAAATATTTACGTATATATTGATCCTGCAGTGAGCTGAAATATTATTTTTTTCGCCGAGAGCCATAAATGCATATTTTCATGATCACACCGTTTAATCATTTTATTATATTAGAGTGAGGCTAcctatttattatatatatatatatatatatatatatatatatatatatatatatatatatatatatatagggtcgcgctattcgccaccctgggtgaggaatagttattcttcgccccccccctctattttaacaccaatgcaccgtaattttacgtttcgtaaattttgtcttatttcagatGTAAAAAGAGAACGTAAAAAATATAattgccgtaaaaaatattttctATTACgtaaattacaaatgtaaaaacatagtgtaaaatgtacataaatGTATTTTTTTTGGTATTCTGACCTtttttttatgccaaattttacgcaATGAATCAATATAACTGTAGCTATTTATATTTGAaacataatttatttatgaaatgatcgtaaaatTACCTTGAGTGAAGAATAACTttttctgcaccctgggtgatgaataggaacactatatatatatatatatatatatatatatatatatatatatatatatatatatatatatatatatatatatatatatcatgccTAGTGTGTTTCACTATAGAAGCATAAACATATGATCCCATCTCCTAGTGTTTTTCAACTGAAGCTGGTTGGCCGGTGGCAAAGCTGGGCCTGCACTGGCCATGGTGTCAGGCGCTAGCTAGCCCGCCACCAACACGCCAAGGGTTGCTAGTGGAGACAAATTTGAATGACGTTGGGTGAACCATGGAGTTGTAAGCCGGCCGTAAGCAAGTTGAGTCGTTATGAGCTGGATCGTGAGGATCCCACGCTGCTGGAGGCCAACATTGTGGTGTCGCCTACTGCTGAGCTAAAGAAAATGTGGTGGAGGGGCCGGATCCTTGCATTCTTTGCTACAAGGAAAATTGGTGCAGGCAGTGAAGGCACCACACTGTTCATCGGTGCCTGGGCTCTATCAAGGCACATGATCTCGGTCCGTGTGTCTCCACCCAACAGTGAAACGTCACTGTGGGATCTTGGATTTATCCAACAGTTATACATGGTATCACTGCCAGTAAGGAACTGCTAGGTCATAGGATCCAAAAATTGTTAGGATGCGAGGcttaaggctggtcgtaatggggaGAATCATTTACTCGTATCATGCATGTGagactagtgtatgatactacttccgtaatgcatagtaagttagtatcttagcttgccttattaattgtcatgcatgacacaaagtagtacgaCATTTAACATGGTACCACATCCTGTCTTTCCACATTTAATTGTGTGTCACAtaatccaaaaagtctagttggcatgcatgataccgcttatggtactcccattacgaccagcctaagacCCAACAGTAAATCTTGCTCACTAGCCGCTTAGACACTTGGCAGTGATGGGCCTGCTAGAAAGGTCTATTATCTAGTATTGTCAATTAGCGCATGCAATCTAAATGTTACGAATAAATGATCATATGTTGTTCCCAATAAATGTTTGAGGGATATTTTTATCTGTGTTTTTGATATAAATGATTGTTTTTTGTATTTTCCACAATCATTTAAGTGAAATTGGGACTAATAGGAGCAGTAAGATATATATCTACAGGTGAATTAGTGACTAGTGCGAGCGGCAAGATATCTACAAACCAATTACCACCCATGATATCTATATTACACGGTGACACAATTCAACTATAAATAAGAGATACTCATATTTACTTGTACATACATGTACTACCAGAAATATATTGGATCATATGAAAAATGTTCCTTTTACTAGTTCTCTGGACGATGGTTCTCACATCACCATCTACCGCCATATATAGTGCCCATGTGGAAGCGACTGTCCCAACAATTTGGTGTCACTGGACCTCATGTTAACTAATGTGAGATCAAACTAGCAGAAGCAATCAACCACTCGGGAGCTGGGAATGGGAGGGCAAGGCGTGGATACAAATAACCTTAAGTTTAGCCAAACAATGTATTGGATTGCACGATCTTATATGAGTGACTAAGAGTTCGGTATTGAGATGTTTAATTTTGTGGTTCTGCCTGGGAGGGCATCAAATAGTTACTACCTGATACAGTGATATAtggggaaaatccatcctaccacccggtggtagttaccccacatgtctcatatactaccatgtggtactatatatagtattttattattttaaatatgttcatatactatatctaagatatttcaaagcaagttacatgaaaaaattgcatatgaacccataatttttgttatatttgtaaaatacgtacatatttgtacgtaaaaatgagcatactcaaaaaatggtacatattacctaaaaattagtatatatactacctaatcattgttatatactacatactacacgtacatactctcagtTCTGAcaaatactacatacaacatacaaaacgcaagtggtggtaactaccactgcttgtaggaaacatttgtcctatatatatatatatatatatatatatatatatatatatatatatatatatttgtatgtgtgtgtgtgcgcgcgcgctgcTCGAGAATCCACAAGTCCGACAGTTTCATTTATAACAACACAAGTAAGCTAATACTGGTAGGTACCGCTAGGAAAACACAAGTAATGGATGGATTTTAAGCTAACTTGGCACACCTGTCAAGCAGTTTGCTAGAATGAAAAATCCCTTGGTTGTCCATAGATAGAGAAAAGAAAGGTTATTTTCCCACTAATTGAGCAATGGCTAGCTGCCCTTCTGTAATCGAGCCTTATGATCTTCTTTGTTTCTCTCTTCTCCTTTAATTATTCAATATATATTTAACCAGCAGGGGTGCTAACCCTCCTGTTTATTAAAAAATATATGTATTATTACATAAGAGCCAGGAAGGGATAATTTATATTTAAGATACGGGCGCCACACTATGAGGATCGTTGCATCATGACTGGATCGTAGTGCTAGCACCAGCAACAATCTCATAGGAGCAGTAGAAATAGCAGTAGCATTTGAAGTCGTCACAAGCGCCAGAAAAGGTGTTGGGCTTTCAACATGGCAACACGATTGCAACCGTAGCCATTGGCGCCAAGGCACGGTCTGTGATAATTCCTGCTTAGGTGTATGTGCAAAGAGTATCCGATGGACGCCGACTGCATGCATAAAGGGCATTGAACATACTACACACGTGATGCAAGAACGTGGTTATAATTAGCCGAAAGATTAATCAAAACAACATATTAATATATGTAGCATGAACCAGCCAATTTAACGCCAAAACTGACTTAAGCTGCTAGGAGAGATACGGACAATTCAGTTATACTTCCACTGTTCATACATGTGCACATACATACCGGCGGCACGATGAAAATTAGGAGCACGATCGCAGAGAGATTCTTTTCTGAAGGCGCCATTGGTTGTTTTTTGGGAAGTTTTTGAATGTTGAAGAAAAGAATGAGCGAGCAGTTTGGTGGACGATCGAGTGAGAAGTCCGACAATATACATATCACATGCCTAGTGTGTTCCACCATAAAATAAAAGCATGAACATAGTACTCTCCGATCCTATTCTCCTAGTGTTTTCCAACAGAAGCACAAGAGTCCATAAACATGTTTGTATTCAGTGTTCTATTTACAGCCGAAGTTTCACATCAACCATGTTATATATTGTCAGCATTTGATGACCAGGTCCTCTTGACACCAAGTTGCATTGGTACTAACCTACCTCGCTTGTCCACTAATACACTGATGCGTTCAAAAATAttgatgtatgtgtgtgtgtttcagTTTCATTTTCTGATCCTCCATCAAAGCAAGGCTAGTAATATAGCCTATTGATGGTTGTATGGATCTTTGCAACTGGGCTCTCAACCTACTCATATACTAGTAGTTAGATCTTCACTATTAATACATGATCCGCTTTCTTCTCTCATGGAGTTTCCTATTTCTTGTGCGTAGGGCCCTGTTTGGATGAGCTTGGACAAATGATTAGTTGACAAGTGATTAGCTGACTAGTAGGCCCTGTCTTACATGCGTCGAGTATTTGGTGAGCATGGCTAGCATGCACCATGCGTGATCGATCAGTACTCTCtccgtttcttttctttttactctgcacataaaATTTGGCCAAAGtgaaactacacaaagtttgaccaaaattGTAACAAAAAATATGAACAtgtacaatactaaaactatatattATGAAATTACATTTCATGACGCATCTGATAAtactgatttcatattgtgaatgttgatattttttaatataaagttagtcaaacttaacaaagtttgactttgaccaaactttATCGAGTTAAAAGCACCCTAGGTACCTAAACTTGCAAAGAATGTGATGATTTAGTTCCGAACTTGCAAAACTGCACTCCGCCATCCCCCAACTTGCACTGGATGTGACGATTTGGTCCTAGGCCTATCGCAACATGACACTTGGCAGCCAGCTGGTCGGACCGGTCGTCGTGGCAATTTTGAACTCAactttatatgcaaactaaaaaaaaacggagggagtacgtactgcCCTATACCAACAAGTTAAGCCAGGTACGCATCTGTAGTCATCTGTGCGCCCCTTTTTGCTCGAAAGTTTGGACAAAAGTTTGGAGTAGTTGTACAGTACAGGTCCAAGATCTTCCTACTGCTACTTCCCAGAGTTAGTTGGGTAGCCTCCCTTTAGACCATTGGTGTACGTGTCAGGCCGACCCCTACCACCATCACCAGCATTTTCAGGCATGATTCAAGTTAGTACTAGATAGGTGGGGTGGCTTGCCCGTGTTGCCCGCAAAACGACAGGCAACCAGATACGATTaaccattttgaaagatgatagaGCTAAAGTGGTATATGTACAAGTGATTTTACCACACGAATATAGAGTTTCACAAGTCTAAATAATGTAAAAAAACAGCAACAATCATTTAAAGAGGAATGTGAAAAAGAACACACTATGATAATATTGAGGAGAATAGCCCAAGCAAAGAGCTGGTCACATGTGAATCAAAGTAGTTCTATGTAAGcagaatatggatgaagtatttgTAGTAGGTCACAGAACCACATGTACATCTGACATTTTCAAGCAAAGGGCTAAGACATGTTCTTCAAAATACAAAAACAACATACACTGTTTTGCCTTGCCTTCCCCAGATATCATGATTTCGTTTCTTTTATGAACATATCCAAAAGGATACCATCGACCTGATCCATAGAAGAATTGAAGCATTAATATTATCAACCATCACAAGTCAAATAACACGACAAAATATGTATCATCTGACATCCATTGCGGTGCCAAAAAATAGTATGTAAGCAGGATGGGCATATTGTGCATAAGCAATTAGCATATAAGCTTAGGCGAGTATCACCAATTCAGATTACCTAAAAAGAAGTGGAGCATTGATCACAAGTTAATTCTTCTGTAAATAAATGTTGTCTTCGACCTACTTTCCTTTTAGGTACAATGAGCACAACAATACAACTAATTGTGCCTTTGTTTTGCCTGCAAGGAGAAGTACTGAATAGAAAAATACAACTGATATACTTTTCTTTGATCTACAACAATACAACCGATCTAAAAATCATATATGAGAAACGTACATCTCTATCTTGCAGCGCCTCTTAAAATTGTAAGAGCAATGGTGGTTTTTCTTCTCTGCAAATTAAATCACAGTCATGTAGAACCCATAACACAATTAAGAACCCAACAGATCTCTGTAGGTGTATACAACAACAAATATCAACTTGGTCATAGGACACCATAATCTATAATCTAACATTCGGGAAAAATCGTATCCCCAAGAAACACATGATTAAATAGATACCAACGGAAGAAGACAAACACTTAGAAATTATTCATGACCCGAAGCACATTAATTCTAACCTACAAGAAGGCTAGCCAACTTGGCCTCACATCGCTCCCTCAGTTTGGAGCTTCGGTTGCCGTTTGATCTAGTTCGTTTTGGTCAACTGCGCTGGTTCAGTCGTTCGATTCTTGCATCTCGTTTTGACTTTGCGGTTGTTTTTCTCGGTCATTGACTGGTGGGGCGTTTGGCGTTGCTATTGGCTGGATGAAGCGTTATCTGTGTGTCAACTAACCTGTCCTTGCGCGCCGCTTAGCGTGTGATGTGTCGTACGGGGTAGCTCCGAGGTGATGGGCTGACGTGTGCATACCTGTGGCCACCTTTCCGCACTATGACTGGTGGACCGAGTTGGATGCTGGTCCCATTGGTCTGTGCCTTGTGAGAGATGGGTTGCATTTGTCCTGTGACTTTTCGTCCTGCGAATGCAATTGCATCTTGTctgggggagagagaggagatgtGCTGCAGACACACCCGCCGCTGCCTTTCTGCACTATGACCGCATGGTTTACTTCATGATAAGTACCAAACCCTGTTGGTGAGATCCGATCTGTTGTTGCGGTTTGATCTTTCACGACACACCACCATCAGCAGCagtaacctctcgcccgcgcatgCGATGTACATGAAATAGAGagtttgaaccttgcggctcagCACGAC
This genomic window contains:
- the LOC123160215 gene encoding uncharacterized protein; its protein translation is MDPPRRKRPAVHSHGHKPPPFLSPSRRPSQIQPWCAKQAAVLHFPISMPVEKIGFEPSCSWCLLVDLDQISLQLRPSGCATVSTTGDEERGSLQAPLLLLCGTKRSAVLHLHHAGSSCDGKLGICPGDHSQAATIGPDGAATLYHAPSPLLLLLPRGAREEPLTVPAWSERACNSE